Proteins encoded by one window of Akkermansia muciniphila ATCC BAA-835:
- a CDS encoding transglycosylase domain-containing protein has protein sequence MAELSSQAPRRHMQANKRRHPKAKPRKRFWSFIRKLVLWCLVMAAIGAAVGYFGFMMAWKRYNNWAAEFDLERINDLEKPSIIYDRNGEEIGRIYVENRSYVTLDKISPAMINALIAQEDSRFREHPGYDFLGILRAGREYIHNSGDANQGASSITQQLARNAYDLKNRAKARNEGSFGRKFVEIALARRITERYSKDQVLEFYLNRVYFGSGFYGIRAASLGYFGKEPADLTTREAASIAALIKNPNGLSPLNNPASNLKWRNHVLNRMAKEKYITPDEAERLSAMELGLNPKPLKRGVSHIYDRISSEITAYLGEERVNAAGLKIYTTIDRQLQEVTGKALEQALENIEKQPGYRHQKAADYHSGSANKPRYLEGALLVVDNKSGAVLAYHGGRDYTKRQYDAIRDGARPTGTAILPFLYATAFDTGKSPVTRILDDAIDNRLTGIGGSEGILGEWGAENSKNRYEGMITAHRGLSASKIAASLRMGMEMGTAPFVKKLTDFGIRKPVREAGSTEVNPVYRPKIFVGTEPASLKEMTLAYTAIPNGGSRPQDIYYLDRIEDEDGQLIWESTQAIETRNNAQVRKGATSTATAFQLHNILNSSLKNGSAQRIAPHLPKNFKGGVKTGTTYDFADNWLFGYDSRITCGIWVGFLEGKKPIYHGAFSSDTCASVLGAAITEAERQFPAGELAPPPSVERVEICLTTGKRATHSCYDIDPSDKKYRRHTIFEYLRKGDSSLPFCDLHGEDISAPVSTFTAQNRILPLPPILPTRPILQGDDPYHTELNQVPANRNFELLGAGENVPEAQALSADPVSSDHTDTSITLPAPRPITIPVPEFIHL, from the coding sequence ATGGCTGAATTAAGTTCACAAGCTCCCCGCAGGCACATGCAGGCCAACAAAAGGCGGCATCCCAAGGCAAAGCCCAGGAAACGATTCTGGAGCTTTATCCGAAAGCTTGTCCTGTGGTGCCTGGTGATGGCGGCTATCGGCGCGGCCGTGGGATACTTCGGATTCATGATGGCCTGGAAACGTTATAACAACTGGGCGGCGGAATTTGATCTGGAACGCATCAATGACCTGGAAAAACCCAGCATTATTTATGACCGGAACGGGGAGGAAATAGGCCGTATTTATGTGGAGAACCGCAGCTACGTCACGCTGGACAAAATCTCCCCCGCCATGATTAACGCGCTGATTGCCCAGGAAGATTCCCGCTTCCGGGAACATCCGGGCTATGACTTCCTGGGGATTCTGCGGGCAGGCCGGGAGTATATCCACAACAGCGGGGACGCCAACCAGGGCGCCTCCTCCATCACCCAGCAGCTTGCCAGAAATGCGTATGACCTGAAAAACCGTGCCAAAGCCAGGAATGAGGGCAGCTTTGGCCGCAAATTCGTGGAAATAGCGCTGGCGCGCCGCATTACGGAACGGTACAGCAAGGACCAGGTTCTGGAATTTTACCTGAACCGCGTTTACTTCGGCAGCGGGTTTTACGGCATCCGGGCCGCTTCCCTGGGCTACTTCGGCAAAGAGCCGGCGGACCTGACCACCCGGGAGGCCGCCTCCATCGCCGCCCTGATCAAAAACCCGAACGGACTTTCCCCTCTGAATAATCCGGCTAGCAATCTGAAATGGCGCAACCACGTTCTCAACCGCATGGCCAAGGAGAAATACATTACGCCGGATGAAGCGGAACGCCTCTCCGCCATGGAGCTGGGGCTGAATCCCAAGCCGCTGAAACGCGGCGTCTCCCACATTTACGACCGCATTTCCTCAGAAATCACCGCATACCTGGGAGAGGAGCGCGTCAATGCCGCCGGGCTTAAAATTTACACCACCATTGACAGGCAGCTCCAGGAAGTTACCGGAAAAGCCCTGGAACAGGCTCTGGAAAACATTGAAAAACAACCCGGTTACCGTCATCAGAAGGCCGCAGACTACCACAGCGGTTCCGCGAACAAGCCGCGCTATCTGGAAGGAGCGCTGCTGGTGGTGGACAACAAATCAGGCGCCGTCCTGGCCTACCACGGAGGCAGGGATTACACCAAGCGCCAGTATGACGCCATCAGGGACGGAGCCCGCCCCACCGGCACCGCCATCCTCCCTTTCCTGTACGCCACAGCCTTTGACACGGGAAAAAGCCCCGTCACCCGCATTCTGGACGATGCCATCGACAACCGCCTGACGGGCATCGGTGGTTCGGAAGGAATCCTGGGGGAATGGGGGGCGGAAAACTCCAAAAACCGTTATGAAGGCATGATTACCGCCCATCGCGGCCTGTCTGCCTCCAAAATCGCCGCCTCCCTGCGCATGGGGATGGAGATGGGCACGGCCCCGTTCGTCAAGAAGCTGACGGATTTCGGCATCCGCAAGCCCGTGAGGGAAGCGGGCAGCACGGAAGTAAACCCCGTTTACCGCCCCAAAATTTTCGTGGGCACGGAACCTGCCTCCCTGAAGGAAATGACGCTGGCCTACACCGCCATCCCGAACGGGGGTTCCCGCCCTCAGGATATTTACTATCTGGACAGGATAGAAGATGAAGACGGGCAGCTGATCTGGGAATCCACCCAGGCGATTGAAACCCGGAACAATGCCCAGGTACGGAAGGGGGCCACATCCACAGCGACGGCCTTCCAGCTTCACAATATCCTGAATTCCTCCCTGAAAAACGGTTCAGCCCAGCGCATTGCCCCGCATCTGCCGAAAAACTTCAAGGGCGGCGTGAAAACAGGCACCACGTACGACTTCGCGGACAACTGGCTGTTTGGCTATGACAGCCGCATTACCTGCGGCATCTGGGTAGGTTTCCTGGAAGGCAAAAAGCCCATTTATCACGGAGCCTTCTCGTCAGACACCTGCGCTTCCGTGCTGGGCGCCGCCATCACGGAAGCGGAACGGCAGTTCCCTGCCGGAGAACTGGCCCCTCCCCCCAGCGTAGAGCGGGTGGAAATCTGCCTGACCACCGGGAAGAGGGCCACGCACAGCTGTTATGACATTGACCCGTCGGATAAAAAATACCGCCGCCACACCATATTCGAATACCTCCGCAAGGGGGATTCCAGCCTGCCCTTCTGCGACCTCCACGGGGAGGACATTTCTGCTCCCGTCTCCACCTTCACTGCCCAGAACCGCATTCTTCCCCTGCCGCCCATCCTGCCCACCAGGCCCATCCTCCAGGGAGACGATCCCTACCATACGGAGCTGAACCAGGTCCCGGCCAACCGCAACTTTGAACTGCTGGGCGCAGGAGAAAACGTGCCGGAAGCGCAAGCCCTTTCCGCAGATCCCGTTTCTTCAGACCATACGGATACAAGCATTACGTTGCCGGCACCCAGGCCCATCACCATTCCCGTGCCGGAATTCATCCACCTGTAA
- a CDS encoding adenylosuccinate synthase — protein sequence MNTIIIGSQWGDEGKGKMIDFLTESADVVARGQGGNNAGHTVIANGKKYILHLVPSGILWPDKLCVIGNGVVLDPIGLVEEINELRGQGVTITKDNLLISDRAHVVLPFHKEMDAAQESALGKKAIGTTKRGIGPTYADKARRIGVRMADMRDPAIFDEVLRRRIRMANAEMERMGLPAMDEEKMVAEVSAAADVLRPHITNTIPVMHEAVASGKSILFEGAQGAYLDVDFGTYPFVTSSNTSSAGACTGTGVPPHKIDRIIGVCKAYTTRVGAGPFVTEDEDISNHLHSMGREFGATTGRPRRCGWADGVLLRFSAMFNGFDEMAMTNLDGYDKCPEIKICTGYDLDGEILAYPPATVDEWERCKPVYETVPGWMQDISSCRSWEEIPEQAKKFVKRMSELIGCPVTTVGVGPDREQTIAVQ from the coding sequence ATGAATACCATTATTATCGGCTCCCAATGGGGCGACGAAGGCAAGGGCAAAATGATCGATTTCCTGACGGAATCCGCCGACGTGGTGGCACGCGGCCAGGGCGGCAACAACGCCGGCCATACTGTAATTGCCAATGGAAAGAAATATATTCTCCACCTGGTTCCCTCCGGCATCCTGTGGCCGGACAAGCTTTGCGTCATCGGTAATGGTGTGGTGCTGGACCCCATCGGCCTGGTGGAGGAAATCAATGAACTCCGCGGCCAGGGCGTGACCATTACAAAAGACAACCTTCTTATCTCCGACCGCGCCCACGTGGTCCTTCCCTTCCACAAGGAAATGGACGCCGCCCAGGAATCCGCCCTCGGCAAAAAAGCCATCGGCACCACCAAGCGCGGCATCGGCCCCACTTACGCGGACAAGGCGCGCCGCATCGGCGTGCGCATGGCGGATATGAGGGATCCCGCGATTTTTGACGAAGTGCTGCGCCGCCGCATCAGGATGGCGAATGCGGAAATGGAACGCATGGGCCTTCCCGCTATGGATGAAGAAAAAATGGTGGCGGAAGTAAGCGCCGCCGCGGATGTGCTGCGCCCCCACATCACCAACACCATTCCGGTTATGCACGAAGCCGTGGCCTCCGGAAAAAGCATTCTCTTTGAAGGGGCCCAGGGAGCTTACCTGGATGTGGACTTCGGCACCTATCCGTTCGTCACCTCCTCCAACACCTCTTCCGCTGGCGCCTGCACCGGCACGGGTGTTCCTCCGCACAAAATTGACCGCATCATCGGCGTCTGCAAGGCCTACACCACCCGCGTGGGCGCAGGCCCCTTCGTCACGGAGGATGAAGACATCTCCAACCATCTGCACAGCATGGGCCGCGAATTCGGCGCCACCACGGGCCGCCCCCGCCGTTGCGGTTGGGCTGACGGCGTGCTGCTGCGCTTCTCCGCCATGTTCAACGGTTTTGATGAAATGGCCATGACCAACCTGGACGGCTACGACAAGTGCCCGGAAATTAAAATCTGCACGGGTTACGATCTGGACGGGGAAATCCTGGCTTATCCGCCCGCCACAGTGGATGAATGGGAACGCTGCAAGCCCGTGTATGAAACGGTGCCCGGCTGGATGCAGGACATTTCCTCCTGCCGTTCCTGGGAAGAGATTCCGGAACAGGCCAAGAAATTCGTCAAACGCATGAGCGAGCTCATCGGCTGCCCCGTCACAACCGTGGGCGTAGGCCCCGACCGCGAACAGACGATTGCCGTGCAATAA